A region from the Topomyia yanbarensis strain Yona2022 unplaced genomic scaffold, ASM3024719v1 HiC_scaffold_122, whole genome shotgun sequence genome encodes:
- the LOC131694720 gene encoding stromelysin-1-like, whose amino-acid sequence MFRPTSVVLALVFILQVVLQIVRGAAILEGRPYHDEPYYPTDLDGANSTKYNELSAGLKWNKSLLTYNIINYPVAVPADLIRSSIRHAFDAWSEVTNLDFVESANAAQVDIQIGFEGVNHYRRGVPCQFSQEITLAHAFFPEAGDIHFNTKYFFTGDTSIEQFLNTAVHEIGHSLGLFHSSSRDSIMYGAQLELRSKPQPEDIQAIQAIYGVRSGIRPTTQAPTSATRPTVKVIKPRTTTNLCSLESYDTIVIDHRGHICVLADRFYYNLNETNPPARKISAKWPKLPPKVDAAVTYRDQKTYFFKGAQYWKYDKRQLEERYPRPTDVGFLGLPSSIDALLLSKGGGFLVFKDQQYWFYDTRKAKPVEWYYPKSTDEFAGFPKRLDAALVTAEGRRFIFSGLRYWEVDDNNYVIGRGGDVRRDWFNC is encoded by the exons ATGTTTCGTCCTACCAGTGTTGTGCTAGCTCTAGTGTTTATACTTCAAGTGGTGCTACAAATTGTCCGAGGTGCTGCCATTCTCGAAGGGCGTCCCTACCATGACGAACCGTACTATCCAACCGATTTGGATGGGGCCAATTCCACAAAGTACAACGAATTATCCGCCGGTTTGAAATGGAACAAATCTTTGCTGACTTACAACATAATAAACTACCCGGTCGCCGTGCCTGCTGACTTAATTCGAAGCTCAATCCGACATGCGTTCGATGCGTGGAGCGAGGTCACCAATTTAGACTTTGTGGAAAGTGCCAACGCTGCCCAGGTGGACATTCAAATCGGTTTCGAGGGTGTGAATCATTACCGCAGAGGTGTGCCGTGCCAATTCAGCCAGGAAATCACGCTAGCTCATGCATTTTTTCCGGAAGCCGGCGACATTCACTTCAATACAAAGTATTTTTTCACCGGTGATACTTCAATAGAACAGTTTCTCAACACGGCCGTTCACGAGATTGGACACTCGTTGGGACTCTTTCATTCCTCATCGAGAGATTCCATCATGTACGGGGCACAATTGGAGCTCCGCTCCAAACCACAACCGGAAGATATTCAG GCCATTCAAGCTATTTATGGGGTTCGTTCTGGAATACGACCTACGACACAAGCACCGACATCTGCAACTCGCCCTACGGTCAAAGTAATCAAACCACGAACCACAACTAATCTCTGCTCTCTAGAATCCTACGACACCATCGTCATCGATCACCGCGGGCACATTTGCGTCCTAGCAGACCGCTTCTACTACAACCTAAACGAAACAAATCCTCCAGCCCGAAAAATATCCGCCAAATGGCCCAAGCTTCCACCAAAAGTGGATGCCGCCGTCACCTACCGTGATCAGAAGACGTACTTCTTCAAAGGTGCACAGTACTGGAAATATGACAAACGTCAACTGGAGGAACGCTACCCACGCCCAACCGACGTAGGGTTCCTAGGACTACCCTCGAGCATCGATGCATTGCTGCTTTCGAAAGGCGGGGGATTCCTCGTGTTTAAAGACCAACAGTACTGGTTTTACGATACGCGAAAAGCGAAACCAGTCGAGTGGTACTATCCGAAGTCGACTGATGAATTCGCGGGGTTCCCCAAACGGCTTGATGCTGCGCTGGTCACGGCGGAGGGGCGAAGATTTATTTTCAGCGGACTGAGATACTGGGAAGTAGACGATAATAACTATGTTATCGGTCGGGGAGGAGACGTGCGGAGAGATTGGTTCAACTGTTGA